AGCGTCTTGGCGTCGGCACCGGTCTCGGCGAGCCAGGCCATCGGCACCGGCGCGAACGCCTCGTTGACCTCGAACACGCCGATGTCCGACACCGCCAGGCCGCTGCGCGTCAACGCCTTGTGAGTCGCCGGGATGGGCGCGGTGAGCATGATGACCGGATCGTCACCAGCGAGCACGGCGGTGTGCACGCGCGCGATCGGCCGCAGGCTCAGCTGGGCGGCCTTCTCGCTGGTCGTCATCAGCAACGCGGCCGCGCCGTCGCTGATCTGCGAGCTGTTGCCCGCCGTGATGACACCGTCCTCGCGGAACGCGGGCTTGAGCTTGGCCAGCTTCTCCAGCGAGCCACCGCGGCGCACACCCTCGTCCGCGGTCACGTCCCCGATCGGCAGGAGCTGATCGTCGAAGGCGCCGGAATCCTGCGCCGCGGCGGCCTTTTCGTGCGAGGCCAGCGAGAACTCGTCGACCTGCTGACGGGAGAAGCCCCACCGCTCGACGATCATCTCCGCGCCGATGCCCTGGTTGGGCCGCACGCCGCCGTAGCGGGCCAGCACCTGCTCGCCGAGCGGATTCGTGCCCTGAGCGGAAAAGCCCATCGGCACGCGGCTCATCGACTCGACGCCACCGGCCACCACGACGTCATAGTGACCCGCGATCAACCCGGCGGCCGCGAAGTGCACGCTCTGCTGACTACTGCCGCACTGCCGGTCGACGGTCACGCCGGTGACGCTCTCCGGCCAGCCGGCCGCGAGCACGGCGTTGCGGCCGATGTCGCCGGTCTGCTCGCCCGCCTGGCTCACGCAGCCCCACACGACGTCGTCGATCTCGGCCGGGTCGATCCCGGCCCGTTCGGCGAGGCCGCGCAGCACGTGCGCCGACAGGTCCACCGGGTGCACGCCGGACAGGCCGCCGTCACGTTTGCCGACGGGCGTCCGCACCGCTTCCACGATCACCGCGTCTCGCACGGCTCCTCCTTCTGCGTCGCTGCGGCGGGGGCCGCGTACCGTTCCTTGAGCCGCCGCTTGACCAGTTTTCCGGTTGGGGTGCGGGGCAGTTCTTCGGCGAAATCCACGCTGCGGGGCGCCTTGTAGCGCGCGATCCGCCCGCGGACGTAGGCCAGCAGTTCGGCTTCGAGCGCCGGGCCGGGCGGGATGCCGGGCGCGGGCTGGACGACGGCCTTGACAACCTCGCCCATCTCGTCGTCCGGCACGCCGATCACGCCGACGTCGAACACCGCGGGGTGCAGGGCGAGCACGTCCTCGATCTCCTGCGGGTAGATGTTCACCCCGCCAGAGATGATCATGAATGCCTTGCGGTCGGTCAGGTAGAGGAAGCCGTCCTCGTCGAGGTAGCCGACGTCGCCCGTGGTCGTCCACGTCTCGTGCGCGGGGTGCTGCGCCTCGCGCGTCCTGACCTCGTCGCCGTGGTAGGTGAACGGGACCTCGTCGCGTTCGAAGTAGACGGTACCGACCTCACCGGCAGGCAGCAGTTCGCCCGCGTCGTCGCAGATCCTGGCGACGCCGACCACCGCGCGGCCCACCGAACCGGGCTTGGCCAGCCACTGCTCGCTGTCGATGAAGGTCATCCCGGCGCCCTCGGTGGAGGCGTAGTACTCGGACAGGACCGGGCCCCACCAGTCGATCATCGCGCGTTTGACCTCGACCGGGCACGGCGCGGCGGCGTGCACCGCGACGCGATGGCCGGTCAGGTCGTAGCGGGCACGGACGTCGCCGGGCAGCTTGAGCATCCGCACGAACATCGTCGGCACCCACTGGCTGTGCGTGACGCGGTAGGTCTCGATGGCGCGCAGCGCGGCCTCCGCGTCGAAGCGCTCCATCATCACCACCGTGCCACCCAGGCGGTGCACGACCGCGCCGAACCGCAGCGGCGCCGCGTGGTAGACCGGCGCCGGGGACAGGTAGGTCATGTCCGGGCCGAAGCCGTACAGGTGCCGCAGCACCGGGGTGAGCACGTCGCCCGGCTCGTCGATCTGCCGGTCGGGCAGGTCGACCTTGATGCCCTTGGGACGGCCGGTGGTGCCGGACGAGTACAGCATGTCCGCGCCCGAGGGCTGGTCGGCGGGACGCTCGGATGAGCCGGTGGCCAGGAACTCGTCGTAGCCCGCGTAGCCGCCGGTCCCGCCGCCGTAGACGAGCTTGACCGGCACGTCCGGGAGCAGTGCGGCGACCGCGGCCGCCAACGGGCCGAGTGCGGCCGAGACGACCAGGGCCTTCGCGCCGCTGTCGGTGACGATGTAGGCGACCTCGGCGGGCGCGAGATGGCTGTTGACAGCGGCCACGTAGCGGCCTGAGCGCATCGCGGCCCAGTAGACTTCGTAGGCGCGCGCGTTGTTGTCGCTCAGCACCGCGACGGTGTCACCGCGGCCGAGACCGGCGCTGGTCAGGGCGTCGGCCAGGCGCGCGGAACGCTCGTCGAGCTCGCCGTAGGTCAGCCGCTCCCCGGAGCCCGCCATGATCACCGCGGCCTTGTCCGGATCGGCGTCGGCGTGGGTACCCGGGTACATGCGGCTCCTCCTCGAACCGTGGACTCCCCTGCGAGAGTGCAAGGATTCGGCGTAACAGTCAACACCGACTGTTAACGGGTTATGGTGAGCCCCGTGGTGACCGAAACCCGGAACCGGCAGGACCGCGCGGCAGGCACGCGGACGTTGATCCTCGACGCGGCCGTGGCGTGCCTGGTCGAGCTGGGCTACTCCGGCGCGTCCACGCTGGCCATCCAGGCCAAGGCCGGAGTGTCCCGCGGGCGCCTCCTGCACCACTTCCCCTCGCGCGACGAGCTGCTGGTCGCGGCGACGCAGCACCTGACGAAGACGCGGCTGACGCAGATCGAGGAGCAGGTCGCCGAGCAGCTCGCGGGCGAACCGGAGGGGCCGCGGCGGGTCGACCGGTGCATCGAGCTGCTGTGGACGACCTTCCACGAGCCGGTGTTCTGGGCGGCGGTCGAATTGTGGACCGCGGCGCGGACCAATCCGGCACTGGCCGCG
This is a stretch of genomic DNA from Amycolatopsis endophytica. It encodes these proteins:
- a CDS encoding thiolase family protein codes for the protein MRDAVIVEAVRTPVGKRDGGLSGVHPVDLSAHVLRGLAERAGIDPAEIDDVVWGCVSQAGEQTGDIGRNAVLAAGWPESVTGVTVDRQCGSSQQSVHFAAAGLIAGHYDVVVAGGVESMSRVPMGFSAQGTNPLGEQVLARYGGVRPNQGIGAEMIVERWGFSRQQVDEFSLASHEKAAAAQDSGAFDDQLLPIGDVTADEGVRRGGSLEKLAKLKPAFREDGVITAGNSSQISDGAAALLMTTSEKAAQLSLRPIARVHTAVLAGDDPVIMLTAPIPATHKALTRSGLAVSDIGVFEVNEAFAPVPMAWLAETGADAKTLNPHGGAIALGHPLGGSGARIMTTLVHQMRDAGIRYGLQTMCEGGGQANATILELV
- a CDS encoding acyl-CoA synthetase: MYPGTHADADPDKAAVIMAGSGERLTYGELDERSARLADALTSAGLGRGDTVAVLSDNNARAYEVYWAAMRSGRYVAAVNSHLAPAEVAYIVTDSGAKALVVSAALGPLAAAVAALLPDVPVKLVYGGGTGGYAGYDEFLATGSSERPADQPSGADMLYSSGTTGRPKGIKVDLPDRQIDEPGDVLTPVLRHLYGFGPDMTYLSPAPVYHAAPLRFGAVVHRLGGTVVMMERFDAEAALRAIETYRVTHSQWVPTMFVRMLKLPGDVRARYDLTGHRVAVHAAAPCPVEVKRAMIDWWGPVLSEYYASTEGAGMTFIDSEQWLAKPGSVGRAVVGVARICDDAGELLPAGEVGTVYFERDEVPFTYHGDEVRTREAQHPAHETWTTTGDVGYLDEDGFLYLTDRKAFMIISGGVNIYPQEIEDVLALHPAVFDVGVIGVPDDEMGEVVKAVVQPAPGIPPGPALEAELLAYVRGRIARYKAPRSVDFAEELPRTPTGKLVKRRLKERYAAPAAATQKEEPCETR
- a CDS encoding TetR/AcrR family transcriptional regulator, coding for MVTETRNRQDRAAGTRTLILDAAVACLVELGYSGASTLAIQAKAGVSRGRLLHHFPSRDELLVAATQHLTKTRLTQIEEQVAEQLAGEPEGPRRVDRCIELLWTTFHEPVFWAAVELWTAARTNPALAAALRPEERALREAIRRVGERIWGPAVVAHPNYPELGEVLFTSMRGAALPYAFESRRRPANDPHLALWKSIAHRLLFATGQC